Proteins encoded within one genomic window of Psilocybe cubensis strain MGC-MH-2018 chromosome 2, whole genome shotgun sequence:
- a CDS encoding Polyphenol oxidase 1, translated as MVNGEFSLSMSCVYKQHIDIGSLFNNSQVRGGLGKSTVNPSIKAGSKHLEKLSPSFTDDLLNNLYFLQLLLTWLIVSLSKVLNLGHRLVNSPIHGLKYPHLSKIFANSRYMYKHFKFFTTGIKATLHPIGKFRAYMACLMLTGTAHQVVDAQEIQKIARELAQAYTHNRPLWEEAAAALRQPYWGWDNTATMVPPLHITTYPTLMIVKARSTAFVRVPNPFLTYTYPKNGNAGFPPDFNVWPRTTRYPDASGNSQPDKLRNVLSIVGPQIHENFRRLFSLRTWKEFTSGGLGTSGLEAIHGTIHVRTGGPGGNMGQVPVADLLPFRRTQTDYWKSPDIIRTGDVFNYSYDRTVNASQSESSEGVATSDENTDPERTELEWSVRVECKQYEVGGSFSVYVFISNETPTNHHVEWLSHETVAGTFDVFANLNPEECANCSARVDQEVKGFVHINQKYLERSNATLSPEDVIPYLKENISWAVVSANGEVVDLQKFPSLKVTVISTPLTLSEGAKYPTEGLPTHYPEVTRGRLGGHRDD; from the exons ATGGTTAACGGAGAATTCAGCCTGTCAATGTCATGCGTGTACAAACagcacattgacattggaAGTTTGTTCAATAACTCCCAAGTGCGTGGTGGATTGGGAAAGAGCACAGTCAATCCTAGCATAAAAGCAGGCAGTAAACACCTAGAAAAATTATCTCCCTCTTTCACGGACGATCTACTCAATAACCTCTACTTTCTGCAACTGTTGCTCACATGGCTAATCGTGTCGTTGTCCAAGGTGCTCAACCTAGGCCACCGCCTGGTCAATTCACCCATCCACGGCTTGAAATATCCACATTTGTCCAAAATCTTCGCCAATTCTCGCTATATGTACAAGCACTTC AAATTTTTTACGACCGGTATCAAGGCGACGCTACATCCTATTGGCAAATTTCGGGCATACATGGCCTGCCTTATGTTGACTGGAACGGCACACCAAGTGGTGGACGCG CAAGAAATACAGAAAATTGCACGCGAGCTCGCGCAAGCATATACTCATAACCGTCCTCTCTGGGAAGAAGCCGCCGCCGCGTTGCGTCAGCCATACTGGGGATGGGACAACACTGCGACAATGGTCCCACCTCTTCACATCACAACTTATCCTACTCTTATGATTGTCAAAGCCAGAAGTACAGCATTTGTTCGGGTACCCAACCCATTCCTTACGTACACATACCCAAAGAATGGCAATGCTGGGTTTCCTCCTGATTTCAATGTCTGGCCTCGTACTACTCGCTATCCAGATGCTTCTGGTAATAGCCAGCCTGACAAGCTTAGAAA CGTCCTTTCGATTGTGGGTCCACAGATCCACGAAAATTTTAGAAGGCTCTTTTCTCTCAGAACCTGGAAGGAGTTCACGAGCGGAGGCCTTGGAACATCGGGATTAGAAGCTATTCATGGAACAATCCATGTTCGAACAGGAGGGCCTGGTGGAAACATGGGACAGGTGCCAGTAGCAG ATCTCTTGCCCTTCCGGAGAACTCAAACTGACTACTGGAAATCTCCAGACATCATTAGAACCGGCGACGTATTCAACTATAGCTATGACAGGACTGTCAACGCTTCGCAGTCTGAATCCAGCGAGGGCGTTGCAACGAGCGACGAAA ATACAGATCCCGAAAGAACCGAGCTCGAATGGAGCGTCCGCGTTGAATGCAAACAGTATGAGGTCGGAGGAAGTTTCTCTGTTTACGTCTTCATATCAAACGAAACACCCACCAACCATCATGTGGAATGGCTTTCCCATGAAACCGTTGCCGGTACCTTCGATGTTTTCGCCAACCTCAACCCCGAGGAGTGTGCCAACTGTAGCGCTCGTGTTGATCAAGAAGTCAAAGGGTTTGTGCATATAAACCAGAAATATTTGGAGAGGTCAAATGCAACCCTTTCCCCGGAGGACGTCATTCCATATTTGAAGGAGAATATTAGCTGGGCTGTGGTATCG GCCAACGGAGAGGTTGTCGACCTACAAAAGTTCCCATCTCTCAAAGTGACGGTGATAAGCACCCCCCTCACTCTCTCCGAAGGTGCGAAATACCCTACTGAGGGTCTACCAACGCACTATCCTGAGGTTACTCGTGGACGCCTTGGGGGACATCGTGATGACTAG